The following proteins come from a genomic window of Flavobacteriaceae bacterium MAR_2010_188:
- a CDS encoding TIGR00159 family protein, producing MDQFKLLDFDVIDFIDVFLVAILLYYLYRLVKGTVAINIFLGIIIVYFVWRLTAYLNMDMLHSIFDGFMKVGIIALIVVFQPEIRKFLLLVGSTNFSRKGKIFSKFNFLKNEEASETDITAILGACKGMADTFTGALIVIERNNSLDFLTSTGDEMNIVVTKPILESIFFKNSPLHDGAVIISNNIVKATRVILPVSNEKNIPQRFGLRHRAAIGITERTDAVALAVSEETGQISYIKNGEFERFENIEELMIILKEDLS from the coding sequence TTGGATCAATTTAAACTTCTCGATTTCGATGTTATAGATTTCATCGACGTTTTTCTCGTAGCGATTTTGCTCTATTATTTATATAGGCTGGTAAAAGGAACAGTTGCCATTAATATTTTTCTTGGGATCATCATCGTTTACTTCGTTTGGAGATTGACCGCCTATCTTAACATGGATATGCTGCACAGCATTTTCGATGGTTTTATGAAAGTGGGGATTATTGCATTGATTGTCGTATTTCAACCTGAAATTAGAAAATTCCTTTTATTGGTCGGTTCTACAAATTTTAGTAGGAAGGGTAAGATTTTCAGCAAATTTAATTTCCTCAAAAATGAAGAAGCCAGCGAAACGGATATTACCGCAATCCTAGGTGCCTGCAAAGGAATGGCCGATACATTTACCGGAGCTCTTATTGTAATAGAGCGAAATAATAGCCTAGACTTTCTAACTAGTACCGGAGACGAAATGAATATTGTGGTTACCAAGCCAATATTGGAAAGTATTTTCTTTAAGAACAGTCCACTTCACGATGGAGCCGTTATCATCTCCAATAATATCGTAAAAGCAACCCGGGTAATCTTACCGGTGAGCAACGAGAAGAATATTCCTCAACGTTTTGGTTTACGACATAGAGCAGCAATCGGAATTACAGAAAGGACCGATGCTGTGGCGCTGGCGGTGAGCGAAGAAACCGGTCAGATTTCCTATATTAAAAATGGTGAATTTGAAAGATTTGAAAATATTGAAGAATTAATGATAATCCTTAAAGAAGATCTTTCCTAA
- a CDS encoding dihydropteroate synthase, with product MTINCKGKLVDLETPKVMGILNMTPDSFYDGGSLKSDADVLNKTEKMLKEGATFIDIGGYSSRPGAADIEIDEELKRVVPIIEKVLLNFPETIISIDTFRSEVAKNAVLSGAAIVNDISAGNLDKNMMLTVGALHVPYIMMHMKGTPQNMKSQTDYEDLIHDLIFYFSQKIAEAKSHNIIDMIVDPGFGFAKTLSQNYEILKNLELFQNLDKAILVGLSRKSMVYKPFNGGVKDALNATTSTNTIALQKGAKILRVHDVKEAMECVEIHKMLN from the coding sequence ATGACGATTAATTGCAAAGGAAAACTTGTTGATTTGGAAACGCCAAAAGTGATGGGAATCCTTAACATGACTCCAGATTCATTTTATGATGGAGGCAGCCTTAAGAGCGATGCCGATGTTTTAAACAAGACCGAGAAAATGCTGAAAGAAGGTGCCACATTTATTGACATTGGTGGTTATAGCTCTAGACCTGGTGCAGCGGACATTGAGATTGATGAGGAGCTAAAAAGAGTGGTTCCTATCATAGAAAAAGTCCTATTGAATTTTCCAGAAACCATCATCAGTATTGATACCTTTAGGAGTGAAGTCGCCAAGAACGCCGTTTTGAGCGGAGCTGCGATTGTCAATGATATTTCAGCAGGGAATTTAGATAAGAATATGATGCTTACCGTAGGTGCTTTGCATGTTCCTTACATTATGATGCATATGAAGGGAACTCCCCAAAACATGAAAAGCCAAACTGATTATGAGGATTTAATCCATGATTTGATTTTCTATTTTTCTCAAAAAATCGCTGAAGCAAAATCCCATAACATCATCGATATGATTGTTGATCCCGGATTCGGATTTGCGAAAACTTTGAGTCAGAATTATGAAATCCTAAAAAACTTAGAATTATTCCAGAACCTAGATAAAGCAATTTTGGTAGGACTTTCAAGAAAATCGATGGTTTATAAACCTTTTAACGGGGGTGTAAAGGATGCTCTTAATGCAACAACGTCGACAAATACAATCGCATTACAGAAAGGAGCAAAAATTCTACGTGTTCACGATGTTAAAGAAGCTATGGAATGCGTGGAGATTCATAAGATGCTAAACTAA
- a CDS encoding Uncharacterized membrane protein YphA, DoxX/SURF4 family has protein sequence MRLLVNISRVLVGILFIISGFIKLNDPVGFSYKLVEYFEEGVLNLPALIPYALVIAIFVVILEVILGIFLLIGYQKKFTLASIFGLIVFFTFLTFYSAYFDKVKDCGCFGDALKLTPWESFYKDLVLLVLILIIVIGARYIKPIFSKLGLSIAALLSFIACLGFAYYVLMHLPAIDFRAYHIGANIEESMQVPADAPKAIIEYEWTYKQNGEEKTMTDDGKGPKEYDEILGVQTNEIRPPYTPPIQDFSMEKDGDDYTPELMAEPKLVMVVMYSLAKVEKDGMYKLSALEKEAKTKGYKIIGISASSDKQAAEIKKKFNLDFDFYLCDEKALKTIVRSNPGVLVLKNGTITQKKHWNDIEELEL, from the coding sequence ATGAGATTATTAGTAAATATCAGTAGAGTTTTAGTGGGGATTCTTTTTATAATTTCCGGATTTATAAAACTTAATGACCCAGTTGGTTTCTCATATAAGCTAGTAGAATATTTTGAAGAAGGAGTTCTTAACCTTCCAGCTTTGATTCCTTATGCCTTGGTAATTGCCATATTTGTGGTGATTTTGGAAGTGATACTCGGGATATTCTTATTGATTGGTTACCAGAAAAAATTCACCTTGGCCAGTATCTTTGGTTTGATCGTATTTTTTACTTTTCTTACGTTTTATTCAGCATATTTCGATAAAGTCAAAGATTGCGGATGTTTCGGAGACGCTTTAAAACTTACACCTTGGGAGTCCTTTTATAAGGATTTAGTTCTCTTAGTCTTGATCCTAATCATTGTTATCGGTGCCAGATATATTAAACCGATTTTTAGTAAACTTGGTCTTTCCATCGCGGCTCTTTTAAGTTTTATCGCTTGTTTAGGATTTGCGTATTATGTCTTGATGCACTTACCGGCGATTGACTTTAGAGCTTATCATATAGGCGCAAATATCGAAGAATCTATGCAAGTTCCGGCGGATGCTCCCAAAGCTATTATTGAATATGAGTGGACATACAAACAGAATGGTGAAGAAAAAACAATGACCGATGATGGTAAAGGGCCAAAAGAATACGATGAAATTTTAGGTGTACAAACAAATGAAATCCGTCCACCTTATACGCCACCAATTCAGGATTTCTCCATGGAAAAAGATGGAGATGATTATACTCCTGAGTTAATGGCGGAACCTAAATTAGTTATGGTGGTGATGTATAGTTTGGCGAAAGTCGAAAAAGATGGAATGTATAAATTGAGCGCTCTCGAGAAAGAGGCAAAGACAAAGGGTTACAAAATTATCGGTATTTCCGCATCGAGCGATAAACAAGCTGCAGAAATTAAGAAGAAATTTAATTTGGATTTCGATTTTTATCTCTGCGATGAAAAAGCTCTAAAAACGATTGTAAGATCAAATCCTGGAGTTCTTGTTTTAAAGAATGGTACCATCACCCAAAAGAAACATTGGAACGATATTGAAGAATTAGAATTATAA
- a CDS encoding peptide/nickel transport system permease protein yields MLNYILSKSFYALLTLFGVVTVIFFLFNVLPGDPAQMMLGQNEDSEQLANVKSKYGFDKPLSTQYLYYLNDLSPISFHSKNIKDYTFFDNKKYTGKQFLNFEKSAVALKYPYLRESFTKQGKKVSEIISETLPNTFVLAVTAIIIAVSLGIFLGIVSALHKDTWVDKCIQILSTIGMSVPSFFSAILFAWLFGFVLHRYTNLEMTGSLYELDDYGESMHIRWKNLILPALVLGIRPLAVVIQLMRNSLLEVFNQDYIRTARAKGLSEYNIIKNHAIKNSMNPVITAISGWFASMLAGSVFVEYIFGWNGLGKEIVNSLNTLDLPVIMGAVLIIAIIFILINIFVDVIYAWLDPKIKLS; encoded by the coding sequence TTGCTCAATTATATTTTAAGTAAATCATTTTACGCACTTCTAACATTATTTGGAGTGGTAACAGTGATTTTCTTTTTATTTAATGTTCTGCCCGGTGATCCGGCGCAGATGATGTTGGGGCAGAACGAAGACAGTGAACAATTAGCTAATGTAAAGAGCAAATATGGTTTTGATAAACCACTATCTACGCAATATCTTTATTATCTAAATGATCTCTCACCTATATCGTTTCACTCCAAGAATATAAAGGATTACACGTTCTTTGATAATAAAAAGTACACTGGCAAGCAATTTTTAAATTTTGAAAAATCTGCGGTTGCATTAAAATATCCCTATTTACGAGAATCCTTCACCAAGCAAGGCAAAAAAGTTTCCGAAATTATAAGTGAAACCTTGCCCAATACTTTTGTTCTAGCAGTAACGGCTATTATAATTGCGGTCAGTTTGGGAATTTTCCTTGGAATTGTTTCAGCATTACATAAAGATACTTGGGTAGATAAATGCATTCAAATTTTGAGTACAATCGGGATGAGTGTGCCCTCGTTTTTCAGCGCCATTTTGTTTGCGTGGTTATTCGGATTTGTTCTCCACAGATATACAAATTTAGAAATGACCGGAAGCCTCTATGAGCTCGACGACTATGGAGAATCCATGCACATAAGATGGAAAAATTTAATACTACCTGCGCTAGTTCTAGGAATCAGACCGTTGGCGGTAGTGATACAGCTTATGAGAAATTCATTGCTAGAGGTTTTTAATCAAGATTATATTAGGACTGCTCGGGCCAAAGGACTTTCAGAATACAACATTATTAAAAACCACGCGATCAAAAATTCCATGAATCCAGTAATCACGGCCATCTCTGGTTGGTTCGCTTCGATGTTAGCGGGATCCGTTTTTGTTGAATATATCTTTGGTTGGAATGGCCTTGGAAAAGAAATCGTAAACTCCCTGAATACTTTAGATTTACCAGTTATAATGGGAGCTGTGCTAATTATTGCGATTATCTTTATACTTATCAATATCTTTGTAGACGTCATCTATGCATGGCTAGACCCGAAAATTAAATTGAGTTAA
- a CDS encoding Thioredoxin-like, which yields MNSKILAFFFFILSLTACNQDIPKNFSKEALNDKLVQLNGEEISFQSILDKHKGSTILIDIWASWCRDCIEGLPEIKNLQDENKDITYVFISLDRSIEGWKKGIVNYKIDGEHYFMQSGWDGPLGDFVDLDWIPRYMIIDKNQNLKLFKAVKATDINIKKALK from the coding sequence TTGAATTCAAAAATCCTTGCTTTTTTCTTCTTTATTCTTAGTCTAACTGCCTGTAACCAAGATATTCCTAAAAATTTTAGTAAAGAAGCTCTAAATGATAAGCTTGTACAATTAAATGGTGAAGAAATCTCTTTTCAAAGTATCTTAGATAAACATAAAGGGAGCACAATATTGATCGATATATGGGCGTCTTGGTGCAGAGATTGTATTGAAGGATTGCCAGAAATCAAAAATTTACAAGACGAAAATAAGGATATCACTTATGTTTTTATTTCATTAGATCGATCAATCGAAGGCTGGAAGAAGGGAATCGTGAATTATAAGATTGATGGTGAGCATTATTTTATGCAATCTGGTTGGGATGGTCCTCTCGGTGATTTCGTCGATTTAGACTGGATTCCGCGATATATGATTATAGATAAAAATCAAAATTTAAAACTTTTTAAGGCCGTTAAAGCGACGGATATAAATATTAAAAAAGCATTAAAATGA
- a CDS encoding triosephosphate isomerase, producing the protein MRNKIVAGNWKMNNDLAMTQNLLTELKKQFQASDVQIMIAPSFTNLWPAFETLKDYDIEVIAQNMHQADSGAFTGEVSAEMLKSVGIKTVILGHSERRAYFNETDELLEEKVNSALKNEMRVIFCFGEELADRKSGNHENVVESQIQKGLFHLDKEDFKNIVLAYEPVWAIGTGETASPEQAQEMHAFIRSILEKKYGNEVSDSVSILYGGSVKPNNAEEIFSKPDVDGGLIGGASLDAADFYAIANAF; encoded by the coding sequence ATGAGAAACAAAATTGTTGCAGGAAACTGGAAGATGAATAATGATTTGGCAATGACCCAAAATCTTTTGACCGAACTTAAAAAACAATTTCAAGCTTCTGATGTACAGATTATGATTGCGCCATCTTTTACAAATCTTTGGCCAGCATTCGAAACGCTAAAGGATTATGATATTGAAGTTATTGCCCAAAATATGCATCAAGCGGATTCTGGTGCATTTACTGGTGAGGTAAGTGCCGAAATGCTTAAAAGTGTTGGGATCAAAACCGTGATTTTGGGACATAGCGAAAGACGCGCTTATTTTAATGAAACGGATGAGCTTTTAGAAGAGAAGGTTAATTCAGCGTTAAAGAACGAAATGAGAGTTATCTTTTGTTTTGGAGAAGAACTAGCTGATAGAAAATCTGGTAATCACGAAAATGTGGTAGAATCCCAAATCCAGAAAGGGCTATTCCATTTAGATAAAGAAGATTTTAAAAATATTGTTTTGGCTTATGAGCCGGTCTGGGCAATTGGTACCGGAGAAACTGCAAGTCCAGAACAAGCTCAGGAAATGCACGCATTTATACGTAGTATTTTAGAGAAGAAATATGGTAATGAAGTATCAGATTCAGTTTCAATCTTGTACGGTGGAAGTGTAAAGCCAAACAATGCCGAAGAGATTTTCTCTAAACCAGATGTAGATGGTGGACTTATTGGTGGTGCTTCATTAGATGCGGCAGACTTTTATGCCATCGCAAATGCCTTCTAA
- a CDS encoding [LSU ribosomal protein L11P]-lysine N-methyltransferase, giving the protein MANTNYIEVNFTVSPVQPATDILIAQLGEIGFESFEETEKGVKAYIQKDDWDESCLNEIDVLGWEQYDFDYTVYEIDQVNWNEEWEKNFEPIIVDEKCSIRAPFHEKPDVQYDIIIEPKMSFGTGHHETTEMMVKHLLKLDLENKTVLDMGCGTAVLAILAEMRGAKEVEAIDIDKWCYENSLENIERNSCKNIEVFEGDADLLEGRKYDVIIANINRNILLQDISIYSNCLNPEGVLLLSGFYTEDIESIEKECNDYMLKLSETLEKNNWISLKFLN; this is encoded by the coding sequence ATGGCCAATACTAATTACATAGAGGTAAATTTCACTGTTAGTCCCGTGCAACCTGCAACGGATATTCTAATAGCTCAATTGGGCGAAATTGGTTTTGAAAGCTTTGAGGAAACCGAAAAAGGTGTTAAGGCCTATATTCAGAAAGATGACTGGGATGAAAGTTGTCTCAATGAAATTGATGTATTAGGTTGGGAGCAATATGATTTCGATTATACTGTTTATGAAATCGACCAAGTTAATTGGAATGAAGAATGGGAAAAGAACTTTGAGCCTATCATCGTCGATGAAAAGTGTTCTATCCGAGCTCCGTTCCACGAGAAGCCAGATGTACAGTATGATATAATCATAGAGCCTAAAATGAGTTTTGGAACCGGTCATCATGAAACAACCGAAATGATGGTGAAGCATTTGCTCAAGCTAGACCTAGAAAATAAAACGGTGCTAGATATGGGATGTGGTACCGCAGTACTTGCCATCCTTGCCGAGATGAGAGGAGCTAAAGAAGTTGAAGCAATCGATATTGACAAATGGTGCTATGAAAATAGCCTTGAAAATATTGAAAGAAATTCTTGTAAAAATATTGAGGTATTTGAAGGAGATGCGGACCTTCTTGAAGGAAGAAAATATGATGTAATTATCGCAAATATCAATAGAAATATTCTCCTTCAAGATATATCAATTTATAGTAATTGTTTGAACCCCGAGGGGGTGTTATTATTGAGTGGATTCTATACGGAAGATATCGAATCGATTGAGAAAGAATGCAATGATTATATGTTAAAACTTAGCGAAACCCTCGAAAAAAATAATTGGATCTCTTTAAAATTTTTAAATTAG
- a CDS encoding ATP-dependent Clp protease adaptor protein ClpS, producing MSTREKISEETLLAEEISRQNEIVLFNDDVNTFEHVIDTLINVCEHTPEQAEQCSIIVHYKGKCTVKTGEYDDLKPKCSLLLNAGLSAELV from the coding sequence ATGAGTACGAGGGAAAAAATATCAGAGGAAACACTTCTGGCTGAAGAGATCTCTAGGCAAAATGAAATTGTTTTATTCAATGATGATGTAAACACTTTTGAACATGTCATCGATACGCTGATTAACGTCTGCGAGCATACTCCAGAACAGGCGGAGCAGTGTTCCATCATAGTTCATTATAAGGGTAAGTGCACCGTAAAGACGGGAGAGTACGATGACCTTAAGCCTAAATGTTCACTTCTATTAAATGCCGGACTCAGTGCTGAATTAGTATAA
- a CDS encoding Lipid-binding SYLF domain-containing protein, producing MKTNKLILLLMLCFSVTIFAQDDDDMDDMSTDETMVDNENDHAKLMADADAAIDSFKSTDASMAQKFSDAVAYVIFPNVGKGALVVGVSSGNGVVYENGVMIGTADLKKLDIGLQAGGKAFSEAIIFNTDEAFQKFKNNELEFAANASAVVLKSGKSAEAKFNDGVAVFAMPKGGLMAEASVGGQKFEFSPWNN from the coding sequence ATGAAAACTAATAAATTGATTCTATTGTTAATGCTATGTTTTAGCGTTACAATTTTTGCTCAAGACGATGATGACATGGACGACATGTCTACTGATGAAACAATGGTAGATAATGAAAATGACCACGCTAAGCTAATGGCCGATGCGGATGCTGCTATTGACTCTTTTAAATCTACAGATGCCTCCATGGCGCAGAAATTTTCTGATGCTGTAGCCTACGTAATCTTCCCTAATGTTGGAAAAGGTGCGTTAGTTGTGGGTGTTTCTTCTGGTAATGGTGTCGTGTATGAAAATGGAGTGATGATAGGGACTGCAGACCTTAAGAAATTGGATATCGGTTTGCAAGCTGGTGGTAAAGCTTTTAGCGAAGCTATTATCTTTAATACAGATGAAGCTTTCCAAAAATTTAAAAATAATGAATTAGAATTTGCAGCTAATGCATCTGCTGTCGTTCTTAAATCTGGTAAATCAGCTGAAGCTAAATTTAATGATGGCGTTGCGGTTTTTGCGATGCCAAAAGGTGGATTAATGGCCGAAGCATCAGTGGGAGGTCAAAAATTTGAGTTCTCTCCTTGGAATAATTAA
- a CDS encoding hypothetical protein (manually curated) — MKLKKSIFKFLSKVNRSVLPSYTKKQLDLAKASKLQLAIIGWRAYVTKNSL, encoded by the coding sequence GTGAAACTAAAAAAATCCATCTTCAAATTTTTATCAAAGGTCAACCGCTCGGTCTTGCCCAGTTATACTAAGAAACAACTAGACCTCGCTAAAGCTAGCAAACTGCAGCTCGCGATAATTGGTTGGCGCGCTTATGTGACCAAGAACTCATTATAA